A single genomic interval of Ammospiza caudacuta isolate bAmmCau1 chromosome 19, bAmmCau1.pri, whole genome shotgun sequence harbors:
- the CEP131 gene encoding centrosomal protein of 131 kDa, whose product MKSTRSCCSVPSSDVAELILTGLPAPVSRRPGSASAAKLVARSVSVAADGKAKRNATEDAGSRAMNNLRRSNSTTQVNQRVNSSHSSEQTGDFLAFFEGDPIGRKKLAALSKTSPEKKTTWNILDDQPRVFPGPSGSHGLEPPTGMRRKEATVLLAANFTANNRSNKGAMGNCVTTMVHNNYSTAEKGPAPKSSNQAPSSLNNVVKAASNEDGEGSSSLVKSQKNFSSNNIMTHNNNSSVPRRREVTEEEAERFIQRVNMAAVTIQRWYRRHSQRHRTAAAALGRLMAAKREERQQQMEEGNILDLQERKEEERRKIREEKARLARHAAIQELQQKRAQKASETKRSAEEQVLVKESRRVPKKKPGAKPASAKNASPASSLTKANNAEANSPSAASELEGSSLGALGSVPLQDPGAEDKLQDVSSRETGNEDLETAVAVGSRAPSKVTLNELLDTLRLLEEEPELLPPPKLLKKDRYAWMDREPSSNSLTADNLEKFGKLNHPPGVPEDGALLSEAKLQSIISFLDEMEKSEQERPRSAASATQRESFLLDEELAHVEQVSAVATEVTSSMMRLKLEVEEKKRAISLLQTALTQQRELTDRHVKQTEKELSQQLRLQREQYEAAIQRHLAFIDQLLDDKKVLSEKCEAVVAELKQVDQKYGQKINQMQEQHELEIKKLKELMSATEKVRREKWIEEKTKKIKEITVKGLEPEIQKLLAKHREDIRQLKLLHEAELLQSDERAALHYGRQAQELRGLLEREKEEQSQRERERARQRCEQQLEQEEQALELQRRRLYAEVAEEKERLSQQAARQRAEAEELRRQLEANSSALTRALRDEYAKEKEEQERRHQAELKVLKEQLELEKQAWEANYVKKEEAWLLSRERELREEMRKERDKEIELVIQRLEADTSLAKEECERAAESRIKRIRDKYEVELQELEHSERKLQERCNELKGRLAELEGESTRLQGLLKHKEQELEEMRKEFAGRLVGMEEENARLKAEMAELRARQHLELDRLLREKDQELEEVHRRVKAAVLRKEESMSSLRKQYEAAVQRASLLESLLQRQRELAAE is encoded by the exons atgaAGAGCAcccggagctgctgctctgtcccgAGCTCTGACGTGGCAGAGCTGATCCTGACGGGGCTCCCGGCGCCGGTGTCGCGGCGCCCCGGCAGCGCCTCTGCTGCCAAGCTGGTGGCACGCTCTGTGTCCGTGGCTGCTGATGGCAAAGCCAAGAGGAACGCCACG GAGGATGCAGGATCCCGGGCCATGAACAACCTGCGCAGGTCCAACAGCACCACCCAGGTGAACCAGCGGGTGAACAGCTCCCACAG CTCTGAGCAGACAGGAGACTTCCTGGCCTTCTTTGAGGGTGACCCAATAGGAAGGAAGAAATTGGCAGCTCTGAGCAAAACCTCCCCAGAAAAGAAAACCACCTGGAATATCTTG GATGACCAGCCCCGAGTGTTCCCGGGCCCCTCTGGCTCCCACGGCCTCGAGCCACCCACGGGCATGAGGAGGAAGGAAGCCACAGTGCTCCTGGCTGCCAACTTCACTGCCAACAACAG GAGCAACAAGGGCGCGATGGGCAACTGCGTCACCACCATGGTGCACAACAACTACTCCACTGCTGAGAAGGGCCCTGCTCCCAAGAGCTCCAACCAGGCTCCCAGTTCCCTCAA CAATGTTGTCAAAGCAGCCTCGAACGAGGAcggggaaggcagcagcagccttgtGAAATCTCAGAAGAATTTCTCCAGCAACAACATCATGAcccacaacaacaacagcagcgTTCCCCGGAGGAGGGAGGTGACCgaggaggaggctgagag gtTCATCCAGCGGGTGAACATGGCTGCTGTCACCATCCAGCGCTGGTACCGGCGCCACTCGCAGCGGCACAGGACGGCGGCTGCGGCTCTGGGGCGCCTGATGGCTGCCAAGAGAGAG gaaaggcagcagcagatggaggaGGGGAATATCCTGGATttgcaggagaggaaggaggaggagcgCAGGAAGATCCGAGAGGAGAAGGCACGGCTGGCCCGGCACGCTGCCATCCAG gagctgcagcagaaaaggGCCCAGAAGGCCTCGGAGACGAAGCGCTCGGCAGAGGAGCAGGTGCTGGTGAaggagagcaggagggtgcCCAAGAAGAAGCCTGGTGCCAAACCTGCCTCAGCCAAGaatgccagcccagccagcagcctcACCAAAGCCAACAACGCCG AGGCCAATTCCCCCTCAGCAGCCTCGGAGCTGGAAGGAAGCAGCCTGGGAGCTCTTggctctgtgcccttgcaggACCCTGGGGCAGAGGACAAACTGCAG GATGTGAGCTCCAGGGAGACAGGTAACGAGGACCTGGAGACAGCAGTGGCTGTTGGCAGCAGGGCTCCATCCAAGGTCACTCTCAACGAGCTGCTGGACACGCtcaggctgctggaggaggagccagagctgctgcccccaCCCAAGCTCCTCAAGAAGGACAGATATGCCTGGATGGACAGG gagcccagctccAACTCCCTGACTGCTGATAACTTGGAGAAGTTTGGGAAGCTGAACCACCCTCCAGGGGTCCCTGAGGACggggctctgctctcagagGCCAAGCTCCAAAGCATCATCAGTTTCCTGGATGAGATGGAGAAGTCGGAGCAGGAGAGGCCCAGGTCAGCTGCCTCAGCCACGCAGCGGGAG AGCTTCCTGTTGGACGAGGAGCTGGCTCACGTGGAGCAGGTGTCAGCGGTTGCCACGGAGGTGACAAGCTCCATGATGAGGCTGAAGCTGGAGGTGGAGGAGAAGAAGAGAGCCATCAGCCTGCTGCAGACTGCTCTG ACCCAGCAGAGAGAACTGACCGACCGCCACGTCAAACAGACCGAGAAggagctcagccagcagctcaggctgcagagggagcagtATGAGGCagccatccagaggcacctggccTTCATTGACCAG ctcctcgaTGACAAGAAGGTGCTGAGTGAGAAGTGTGAGGCCGTGGTGGCAGAGCTCAAACAAGTGGACCAAAAGTATGGCCAGAAGATCAACcagatgcaggagcagcacgagctg GAGATTAAGAAGCTGAAGGAACTCATGAGCGCAACCGAGAAAGTCCGGCGGGAGAAGTGGATTGaggagaaaaccaaaaagaTCAAAGAAATCACCGTGAAAG ggctggagccagagatCCAGAAGCTGCTGGCCAAGCACCGTGAGGACATCCGGCAGCTGAAGCTGCTGCACGAGGCCGAGCTGCTGCAGTCGGACGAGCGGGCGGCGCTGCACTACGGGCGGCAGGCGCAGGAGCTGCGGGGGCTGCTcgagagggagaaggaggagcagagccagcgGGAGCGCGAGCGGGCCCGCCAGAG gtgtgagcagcagctggagcaggaggagcaggcgCTGGAGCTGCAGCGGCGCCGCCTCTATGCCGAGGTGGCCGAGGAGAAGGAGCGGCTGAGCCAGCAAGCAGCCAG gcagcgggcagaggcagaggagctgcgGCGGCAGCTGGAGGCCAACAGCTCAGCCCTGACCCGGGCACTGCGGGACGAGTACgccaaggagaaggaggagcaggagaggcgGCACCAG gcagagctgaaggtgctgaaggagcagctggagctggagaagcaAGCCTGGGAGGCCAACTACGTGAAGAAGGAG gaagcctggctgctgtcccgGGAGCGGGAGCTGCGGGAGGAGATGAGGAAGGAGAGGGACAAAGAGATCGAGCTGGTGATCCAGCGCCTGGAGGCCGACACATCCTTGGCCAAGGAGGAGTGCGAGAGGGCAGCGGAGAGCAG GATCAAAAGGATCCGGGACAAGTACGaggtggagctgcaggagctggagcactCGGAGAGGAAGCTGCAGGAGCGCTGCAACGAGCTCAAGGGGCGGCTGGCCGAGCTGGAGGGGGAGAGCACgcggctgcaggggctgctgaagcacaaggagcaggagctggaggagatgcGCAAG GAATTTGCGGGCAGACTGGTGGGTATGGAGGAGGAGAACGCGCGGCTGAAGGCAGAGATGGCGGAGCTGAGGGCCcggcagcacctggagctggacaggctgctgagggagaaggaccaggagctggaggaggtgcACAGGAG